DNA sequence from the Nakaseomyces glabratus chromosome E, complete sequence genome:
TGCTCATGCTGAGTATACATTATCTGATTTGGGAAGAAATTGGAAGGGAAAATAGACGGAAAAAAATGCGAAGTTCATTACGGGTCTATTTCTTAAATCAAGTTCTTAGCCAACAGGATTTCAGCGATCAAGATACCTGAACCGGCAGCACCGATGATGGTGTTGTGGGACAGGACGACCATCTTGAAGTCCAGGACTGGGTCGGCTCTGACTCTACCGACGGAGACACCGTAACCGTTGTCTCTGTTTCTGTCTAGTCTTGGTTGAGGTCTGTCGTTTTGCTCTAGGACGTGGATAGTTTGCTTTGGGGCGGAATGACAGCCCAACTTGTAAGCGTCACAGACGTAGTCAGACAAggtcttcttcaactctTCGACGGATGGGACGTTTCTGTTCTTGAATCTGAAGGAGATGCACTcggtgtgaccgtcggaaaCGGCGACTCTGTTACATTGAGCGGAGACCTTTAGATCATCCTCGGAGATCAGTTCGACGGTGGAATTGTCTGGGGACAACTTACCCAAGATTTTCTTAGTTTCCCATTCCATCTTGTCTTCTTCACCTCCGATGTATGGGATGATGTTGTCTAGGATGTCGATACCTGGCACACCTGGGGAGAAACCGGCACCGGAGATGGCTTGCAAAGTGGTAGTGGTCAAAGCATCAATTGGGCCGTACTTTTCAACCAGAGGCTTTAGTGGGGCGACCAGACCGGCGGTGGAACAGTTAGAGATACAGATGATGAAACCGGCCTTTGGgttctgcttcttcttttgtgcGACGATGTCCAAGTGTTCTGGGTTCACGATAGGGACCACCAGTGGGACGTCTTCCTCTCTTCTGTAGTTCTTGGCGTTGGAGATGACGGCAAGACCAGCCTCCATGAACTCCTTCTCGATAGGGCCAGCGTAGTCTGCGTCTAGACCGGAGAAGACGACGTCACAGTCCTTGAACTCCTCTGCTTTACACTCGACGACAACGATGTCCTTGGCGGACTCAGGCAGCAGGTCAGTCTGCTTCCAGTTGACAGCATCGACGTACTTCTTGCCGGCAGACCTTGGAGAAGCACCCAACACCTTCAGCTCAAAGTCCGGGTGGTCAGCCAACAGCAGGATAAATCTTTGGCCCACGGAACCAGTAGCACCTAATACACCAGCAGTCTTCATGTCTAGTAGTTTTTCGTctatatttgtttttctgTAACTTACAGCTGTACTTGTCAACGCTACTTGTAATAACTTAAGTACTCTTAATGATAGCTTCGATGTGTCTGCAGTAATGGCGATCAGTTATATATGAACACAAATTTTTTGGTGGTGAAAGAAATGAGTCAGTCTTGCAGTGACATACACGTGAGATGATCTATTGTAAATTCAATGTATTAGAAAGGTTATGTAACTATATATTACTCTGTCTGAGGCGGCAGGCCCTTGAAGTCACGCTGGATACGCTTCAACAGCGCCAGCGAGCCACCGGTGGCATCCTCCTTCTGCTGCACAAACTTGTCCAGGAACGCCAGCATCTCCTCGCGCGACACATGCTGCGGAACTCCGCGCTGCTTAACCACCACAGGACCGCTCAACATTATCTTTGGTTCCCTTCCCCCCGACATGGAACCAACTACAAAAGTTCAGAAGTACACAGTCATTGCTACTTTataaagctcatcgcatcgctTTCCgccaaatttttcagttttggCAGTTTCAGTAAAATGTAATAGTATACGGCCTTGCGGGTAACACCCAACAGCGTTGTATAGCATGCTGTATTATAGTATACtgtattgtattatattatagtattctgtattgtattgtattgtagtgtattgtattgtattgtattgtagTGTATTGTATTctattgtattgtattctgtattgtattatattattctgTATTGTATTCtgtattgtattatattattctgtattgtattattgtatactgtattgtattatattatattattttgtattttattatagCATACTGTAGTATACTGTATAGTATAGTATGctgtattgtattgtattgtattgtattgtattgtactatattatattatagtatactgtattatattatattctactatactatattgtaaagtattttattgtattaCAGTATAGTTTAGCATACTGTATTGAATTGTAAtgtatattttgatattttactTTAAAGTATTATATTGTGTGCTAGCTTATTCAGCTCTaaattgtattatattcCATTTTTATATCCCTATACAAGATTCTCTTGTATAGCTCATAGCAGTGCATTGTAttttatatcaaaatatatactCCTCTTATATGAAACTTTTGTTTTACACGGTATTTCACAATGTTCCACTGCATATTATAGAATCCCATTCCTGAGCTAGTTTTGTACTATATACACTCTCTGCATCATTTTGTTCACCAGCTATATACACCGCTCTCTCGTCTCTTACTGTAGATTTGTATATGTTACTGTGAAATTGCATACTATAttgtataatataatactaTATTACCCTATGGACAACAGTGCCAACCCGTAATACACATTCACATACCATAAGTTGGATTACTGTcccaaaatataaaattcaGTCACATATATTTAACatcatttattattattaaactACTCCGGAACACTACTAGAcattaaattatattttgggCATAGTGGCCCACTTTATGCTTGAGTGTGTGATATTCCATTGTACTCCCCATACGCTGAGTAGCACCAAATTGTATATGTACTGTCTCTAAAAGCAAGAAGATGCTTCTACTGCGGATACTGTACCTTGTATACCACCAACCATGTCTACTCTGTTCACTGGGCATACCAGTTCCTTGCATACCCAAGTTATGTACATTACTGAATGCTTTTTCCCACCATCCCAATACATTGGTGGACTAGTGCTTCATTGCATTCCACACTTTATTACACAAGGTCTGCTTCTCAACTCTGTTTTACACATAACAGCATTGACTAGTGTTACAAGTTACATATTCATCTACATTGAAGCCCAGTGGTACCATCAATAGCGGTGATTCAGTGGACTGCCGTTCTACCTCGACAGTAGATTTGGCTCAGCTCCATTTGCGCACGTTGGTAGTCTCTTCTCCCCCATGGATGGTGTCTCCTATAGAAGCCCAGCGACTGGAACAGCGCACCTGGGATGGAAGGGAGCACATATAGCTGTTGATATAGCTATTGGATGGGGGGAGGAACCATTGTGTCCATTGTTCCTACGTCATTTCCCCAGTCGCAAGTTATCACTGGCCCAGTTACAATTCGTCATCGCAAGTCCTCATCACTGGCAAGCACACAAGCACACAAGCACACAAGCACACAAGCAAAAGTACTAGGGCTCACCAGACCAAGCATCGATTGCAATTCTAGAATTTGCCACTTTGGAAACCCCTTCCAATTGGGAAGAGGGGGGGTTTACAGAGGGTTGCGGTCGAAGTTTTACTATAAATATGGGTGGTCCAATTGGGAGTTGGGTTGTGTGCTTTAGTTCTTTTGGGTCAATTGAGTAGATAAAACACCACCACACATACACATTAAATACAATATGTCCAAGGTTTATTTCGATATTGAAGCTGATGGCCAACCTCTAGGTAGAGTTGTCTTCCAATTGTACGACGACGTCGTCCCAAAGACCGCTGCTAACTTCAGAGCTCTATGTACTGGTGAGAAGGGTTTCGGCTACGCCGGCTCCCCATTCCACAGAGTCATCCCAGACTTCATGTTGCAAGGTGGTGACTTCACTGCTGGTAACGGTACCGGTGGTAAGTCCATCTACGGTGGTAAGTTCCCAGACGAGAACTTTGTCAAGAGACATGAAAGACCTGGTCTATTGTCCATGGCCAACGCCGGTCCAAACACCAACGGCTCccaattcttcatcaccaccGTGCCATGCCCATGGTTGGACGGCAAGCACGTAGTCTTCGGTGAAGT
Encoded proteins:
- the HOM2 gene encoding aspartate-semialdehyde dehydrogenase (CAGL0E01133g~Ortholog(s) have aspartate-semialdehyde dehydrogenase activity, role in homoserine biosynthetic process, methionine biosynthetic process, threonine biosynthetic process and cytosol, nucleus, plasma membrane localization); protein product: MKTAGVLGATGSVGQRFILLLADHPDFELKVLGASPRSAGKKYVDAVNWKQTDLLPESAKDIVVVECKAEEFKDCDVVFSGLDADYAGPIEKEFMEAGLAVISNAKNYRREEDVPLVVPIVNPEHLDIVAQKKKQNPKAGFIICISNCSTAGLVAPLKPLVEKYGPIDALTTTTLQAISGAGFSPGVPGIDILDNIIPYIGGEEDKMEWETKKILGKLSPDNSTVELISEDDLKVSAQCNRVAVSDGHTECISFRFKNRNVPSVEELKKTLSDYVCDAYKLGCHSAPKQTIHVLEQNDRPQPRLDRNRDNGYGVSVGRVRADPVLDFKMVVLSHNTIIGAAGSGILIAEILLAKNLI
- the CPR1 gene encoding peptidylprolyl isomerase CPR1 (CAGL0E01177g~Cyclophilin; peptidyl-prolyl cis-trans isomerase), with the protein product MSKVYFDIEADGQPLGRVVFQLYDDVVPKTAANFRALCTGEKGFGYAGSPFHRVIPDFMLQGGDFTAGNGTGGKSIYGGKFPDENFVKRHERPGLLSMANAGPNTNGSQFFITTVPCPWLDGKHVVFGEVSEGYDVVKKVESMGSSSGATRARIIVSKSGEL
- the RPA14 gene encoding DNA-directed RNA polymerase I subunit RPA14 (CAGL0E01155g~Ortholog(s) have RNA polymerase I activity, role in regulation of cell size, transcription of nuclear large rRNA transcript from RNA polymerase I promoter and DNA-directed RNA polymerase I complex localization), with amino-acid sequence MSGGREPKIMLSGPVVVKQRGVPQHVSREEMLAFLDKFVQQKEDATGGSLALLKRIQRDFKGLPPQTE